The stretch of DNA GACAATTACTGCCGTTCAGAAAATGTGATAATTATGAAAATAGGAGCATCAACACTTGCAGGAATAGACAACACGTTGGAACATACATTGGAATTTATTGAAAACCTGGGAATTGAATATGCTGAACTAGTCCACCAATTTCCATGTGAAGACATTGATGCGGATTTGCTGGAAAGCTTTAATCTGAAATATTCCATCCATGCACCATTTATGGATGTTAACATTGCAGCCCTACAGGACAAAAGCAGATTGAATTCAATAAGGCAGATTAAGGATTCTATTGATTTGGCCAATGAAATCAACGCCGAAGCGGTTGTCGTTCATCCGGGATTAGCTACTTTTTTGGCCAATAAGTATTTTTTAGATAAGGTCTATGAATTATCAAATGAATCCATCAAGGAACTTGGCGAGTATGGTAAAGATTTAGGGGTTTTGACCACTATTGAAAATATGCCCACATTTGATGGGATGATTTATCAGAATATTGAAGATTTAGATGAACTTCTAACATCTTTGGATATGGCAATGACATTAGACATCGGCCATGCAAACCATGCAGGATATTCCGCAGAGGGCATGATTTTTGATTCCATTAAACACATACATATCCACGATAATTATGGTGATGATGATGCACACCTTGCATTAGGTGAAGGCTCTATTGATTTAAATCATATAGTAGACACTTTAGAGAATAAAAATTATGATGGCATCTACATCATTGAAGTAAATGACTACGATTCTATCAAAAAAAGTTATGAATATATGAAAAAGAACTTCTAAAGAAGTTTTTTCTCCTTAATTTCTTTTTGGAAATACAAATATTTCGAATCTATTACTTTCCTGATATTTTCAGCTGTTTTTTTACCGATTCCCTCAACCTCCTGAAGTTCGCTTTCAGAAGCATTGAAGACATTGGCAACAGATCCAAAATGCTGCAATAGATTTTTAGCATTGACCGGACCAATATTAGGCAATGATTCGACAATGAACAATTGCTGCTCCAGCAAGCTGACAGGTTTTTTATCAGTCCTAATCTGAATAGGAGTTCTTTCACCGTTTTGTTCCCTCACTGCAATTCTTTTAATCATAGCAGCAGTATCCTGCGCATTTCTTGTAGGAATGATGCTTATGCCAAAATCAATTGCAATTGACGCTAGTGATCCCCTAATCGCATTCGGATTAATCATTCCAGAGTATAAATCATCACCTTCCAGAATCATTAAAGGACGTTTGAACTCTTCAGATAACTCCTGGGCTTGTTTGAATAATCTTTTATCAATTATTGAATCAACAAAATCCTTTGCAGTTTTTCTTTCAATAGCCACTTCATCACTGACCTGATAATCGGCAACCGCCATGGACTGCACTTTAACATCAATCTCCATTTCAGTCAAATGCCTTATGACTTTTGAATTGCCTTCACGAGAGTCTGCATAAACAATAGGGAAATCATTTTCCTGTTTAGGCCTGTCAATTACCTTAATATGTTTTTCATTCTCCATTCTCTCAGTTGCAGATGCATTCAACTCCTCCAATACGTCAGGATCAATAAGTTGGTTTTTCATTCTATCCTCTTTTCTAATTGATGACCAGAAATAAGCCTCATCGCGTGTTCCATTAGTGACTAAAACTTTAACACGACCTGTTCTTTTACGGCCAGTCCTTCCACGCCTTTGAATCATTCTGACTTCGGACGGAACAGGTTCATATAAAACAACCAAATCAACAGCAGGTATGTCAATACCCTCTTCAGCAACACTTGTTGAAATCAGCACATCATACTCGCCTTTTCTAAAGGATTTGATGATGGCTTTCTGTTCTTTTTGAGTTAACCCTTTTTCACCATCTTTCTGTGCTTGGCCAAAGAATTTTGCAGATTTTATTCCTTCTTTTTCCAGTTTCTGATGAATCATTTCCAAAGTATCCCTATATTGTGTGAATACCATGATTTTTGAAGAATTTTCATCACTTTTATCATCGAAACGAGATGTTTTTAATTTGGTTTGACCATCGCTTTCACCCAATTCCTTTTTAAGAATCTTTGTGATTTCTCTAAGTTTAGGGTGTTCCCAACCATGCTTTTCAGCATCTCTAGCCATTTTAACTGCTCGACTAAAGTTATCATCCCACATCAATGATTTTGCTGCTTTGGTTTTCTTTTTTCGAAGCCTTGCAACATACTTGTTGAATGTTTGAACACCTTGGGTTTCAATTAATTCCTGCGCATGCTGAATGTTAATAACAGCACTCAATATGGAAATGGCTTGGAACAGATCCTTATCCGGATTGGCGGACCTTGCAATTTCACCTTGAATTCTTCCCCTTGCATTTAAAATATCCACCTTTCCAACGGACACCGTTTTAATAACGCCCATGTTTTTCAATGCCTTAAGCCTTATTTTTAAAGCTTTATCAACATGCTTTTTGATTTTTTCAAGTTCGGAACTCATTTTAACCCTAACCCATTCAATTTCTACTGGATTAAAGTAAGGTTTCACATCAGGATCGTCTTCGGTTTTAACAACGATATTCTGAATGTATAGATTTTCACAGACTTCCTTAATCTTGAATTTGTCTGAACCCGGTGAAGCGGTAAGCCCTAAAACTAAATTATATTTTGATTCCTGAACATAACGGGAAGCAAGATATACATAGGAATAAGATCCGACAGCATGGTGGCATTCATCAAATACAATTAAAGAAACGCTACTTAAATCATAACGCCCATTTAACAAGTCTGATTCTATGGTTTGGGGTGTTGCAGATATGATTCTGGATTCTTCCCATCTTTTGATACGCTCATCGGTTTTGACTGCACCTGTTATTGAAGTGCAGGGAAGATTGATGAATTCCTTAAAACTAGCTTCATGCTGAATTGCCAAAGGTTTGGATGGGGCTAAAACAAGTACTTTTGAATTTTTAACCTTATGCAACCTATCAGCAGCAACCAAAATAGCAACGATTGTCTTACCTAAAGCTGTAGGTGCAACAACCATTGTATTTCCTTTTTTTAAAACATCCCCTGCAAGAATCTGTTGATATAGCCTTGATTCAATTGCATCTTTTTTCAATAAAGGATGATTAATATAGCTAGTCATAGTTACAAATTTTGTATTTAAATACTTATAAATGTTTTAAGAGAGCATTTGAAAAGTAAAATAAGTTTGTGAAATTAATATTTAATGGCTGATTTGAAAAATCAGCGAAAATCATAAATCGAATATTACGGATTTGAATTTGATGGCCGCTTCTCCAATGGCTATT from Methanobrevibacter sp. YE315 encodes:
- a CDS encoding sugar phosphate isomerase/epimerase is translated as MKIGASTLAGIDNTLEHTLEFIENLGIEYAELVHQFPCEDIDADLLESFNLKYSIHAPFMDVNIAALQDKSRLNSIRQIKDSIDLANEINAEAVVVHPGLATFLANKYFLDKVYELSNESIKELGEYGKDLGVLTTIENMPTFDGMIYQNIEDLDELLTSLDMAMTLDIGHANHAGYSAEGMIFDSIKHIHIHDNYGDDDAHLALGEGSIDLNHIVDTLENKNYDGIYIIEVNDYDSIKKSYEYMKKNF
- a CDS encoding DEAD/DEAH box helicase produces the protein MTSYINHPLLKKDAIESRLYQQILAGDVLKKGNTMVVAPTALGKTIVAILVAADRLHKVKNSKVLVLAPSKPLAIQHEASFKEFINLPCTSITGAVKTDERIKRWEESRIISATPQTIESDLLNGRYDLSSVSLIVFDECHHAVGSYSYVYLASRYVQESKYNLVLGLTASPGSDKFKIKEVCENLYIQNIVVKTEDDPDVKPYFNPVEIEWVRVKMSSELEKIKKHVDKALKIRLKALKNMGVIKTVSVGKVDILNARGRIQGEIARSANPDKDLFQAISILSAVINIQHAQELIETQGVQTFNKYVARLRKKKTKAAKSLMWDDNFSRAVKMARDAEKHGWEHPKLREITKILKKELGESDGQTKLKTSRFDDKSDENSSKIMVFTQYRDTLEMIHQKLEKEGIKSAKFFGQAQKDGEKGLTQKEQKAIIKSFRKGEYDVLISTSVAEEGIDIPAVDLVVLYEPVPSEVRMIQRRGRTGRKRTGRVKVLVTNGTRDEAYFWSSIRKEDRMKNQLIDPDVLEELNASATERMENEKHIKVIDRPKQENDFPIVYADSREGNSKVIRHLTEMEIDVKVQSMAVADYQVSDEVAIERKTAKDFVDSIIDKRLFKQAQELSEEFKRPLMILEGDDLYSGMINPNAIRGSLASIAIDFGISIIPTRNAQDTAAMIKRIAVREQNGERTPIQIRTDKKPVSLLEQQLFIVESLPNIGPVNAKNLLQHFGSVANVFNASESELQEVEGIGKKTAENIRKVIDSKYLYFQKEIKEKKLL